One genomic region from Xenopus laevis strain J_2021 chromosome 2L, Xenopus_laevis_v10.1, whole genome shotgun sequence encodes:
- the tmprss2.14.L gene encoding transmembrane protease serine 2 — MECIKPIEPNAYKHSPTSIVPSEPNNIQTVYTIDSTPPDPKKEDETWRMARRKKIAWIFSSVCMLIAAAIIIAVLASRYAPLPTTRSNCEKACGTNGKCVLSSQWCDGVSDCPNGEDETSCVAPKACQASCGSSGVCVLFSQWCDGISHCPNGEDEKTCVRLYGPSFQLQAFSPEKATWLPVCYDKWNDNSGKSACNDIGYSTSSYYQSSQLLASSSSGYFTLQSSTLTGKLYRNLNYSATCASENMVSLRCINCGLSTKVDSRIVGGTVASAGDWPWQVYFLKLVGTNLYLCGGSIITPYWIVTAAHCVYGSTSTPSAFRVFAGTLSLQNYYYTGALVERVLMHPNYASSTQIYDVALLKLTTALVFTNNLRPVCLPNVGMPWAAGQPCWISGWGTTSEGGNLSPTLKAASVPLISSTICNQASVYGGAISSTMICAGYLSGGTDTCQGDSGGPLVTKTNSLWWLVGDTSWGYGCARANKPGVYGNTMLFLEWIYSQMQTYGG, encoded by the exons ATG GAATGTATAAAACCCATTGAACCCAATGCGTATAAACACAGTCCAACGTCAATTGTCCCATCGGAACCAAACAACATAcaaacagtatatacaatagactCGACACCTCCAGATCCAAAAAAAGAGGATGAAACATGGCGTATGGCAC gaagaaaaaaaattgcttggaTTTTCTCCAGCGTCTGTATGCTCATAGCAGCAGCCATTATTATTGCCGTGCTGGCTTCAAGATACG CTCCACTACCGACCACAAGATCAAACTGTGAAAAAGCATGTGGAACCAACGGAAAGTGTGTCCTTTCTTCGCAGTGGTGTGATGGGGTATCTGATTGTCCTAATGGTGAAGATGAGACATCCTGTG TTGCACCAAAAGCTTGTCAGGCATCATGTGGAAGCTCTGGAGTCTGTGTCCTTTTTTCCCAGTGGTGTGATGGCATTTCCCACTGTCCTAATGGGGAAGATGAAAAAACATGTG TTCGACTGTATGGACCCAGTTTCCAACTACAGGCCTTTTCTCCTGAAAAAGCAACATGGCTGCCAGTGTGCTACGACAAATGGAATGACAACAGTGGAAAGAGTGCCTGCAATGACATTGGATATAGCAC GAGCAGCTATTACCAGAGCAGTCAGCTGTTGGCCTCTTCAAGTTCTGGATATTTCACCCTACAGTCCAGTACTTTGACTGGCAAGTTGTACAGAAATCTCAATTACag tGCTACCTGTGCCTCTGAGAATATGGTTTCATTGCGCTGTATAa ATTGTGGTTTGTCTACAAAGGTAGACAGCAGGATAGTAGGGGGAACAGTTGCCTCAGCAGGAGATTGGCCGTGGCAGGTTTATTTTCTGAAGCTCGTCGGTACTAATCTTTATTTATGCGGTGGATCCATCATCACACCATACTGGATAGTGACTGCTGCTCACTGCGTATATGG GTCTACTTCTACTCCTTCTGCTTTTAGAGTCTTTGCCGGAACACTGAGCCTGCAAAACTATTATTATACAGGCGCTTTGGTGGAAAGAGTGCTCATGCATCCCAACTATGCATCAAGCACACAAATCTATGATGTTGCTCTACTGAAGCTCACAACAGCGCTGGTATTTACTA ATAATCTAAGACCTGTATGCTTACCTAATGTTGGAATGCCCTGGGCAGCTGGACAACCCTGCTGGATATCTGGATGGGGAACTACATCAGAAGGAG GCAATCTTTCCCCTACTCTAAAGGCAGCTTCAGTGCCTCTTATCTCCTCCACTATATGTAACCAAGCCTCGGTGTATGGTGGAGCCATCAGTTCTACTATGATATGTGCTGGTTATCTGAGCGGAGGAACAGACACTTGCCAG GGTGACAGTGGTGGACCTCTGGTTACCAAAACCAACTCCTTGTGGTGGCTTGTTGGTGACACAAGCTGGGGATACGGATGTGCCAGGGCCAATAAACCTGGAGTTTACGGGAATACTATGCTCTTTTTGGAATGGATATACTCGCAGATGCAG ACATATGGTGGATAA